A genomic stretch from Cervus canadensis isolate Bull #8, Minnesota chromosome 27, ASM1932006v1, whole genome shotgun sequence includes:
- the LOC122428832 gene encoding olfactory receptor 5H2-like: protein MEEENITLLTEFVLTGLKYQPQWQIPLFLVFLVIFLTTIVGNLGLIALIWNDSELHIPMYLFLGSLAFVDTSISSTVTPKMLVNFFIKSKTISLSECMVQFFSFTVSATTECFLLASMAYDRYVAICNPLLYPVIMTNRLCMRLLVSSFAGGVLHAFIHIGFLFRLTFCSYNTIHNFYCDIMPLFKISCTDPFINILMVFIFSGSIQVFTILIVLISYTLVLFTILKKKSVQGIRKAFSTCGAHLLSVSLYYGPLLFMYIRPESTQSDDHDMMDSLFYTVIIPLLNPIIYSLRNKKVIDSLMKMLKRNI, encoded by the coding sequence ATGGAAGAGGAAAATATAACGTTGCTGACAGAGTTTGTCCTCACAGGACTTAAGTATCAACCACAGTGGCAAATCCCCTTGTTCCTGGTATTCTTGGTGATATTCCTCACCACCATTGTGGGGAACCTTGGTCTTATTGCTCTCATCTGGAATGACTCTGAACTTCACATCCCCATGTACTTATTCCTCGGGAGTCTGGCCTTTGTGGATACTTCCATATCATCCACAGTGACCCCCAAGATGCTGGTCAACTTCTTCATCAAAAGCAAGACGATCTCTCTCTCTGAATGCAtggtacaatttttttcttttacagtcaGTGCAACCACAGAATGCTTTCTCTTGGCAAGTATGGCATACGATCGCTATGTGGCCATATGCAACCCTTTACTTTATCCAGTGATTATGACGAATAGACTATGCATGCGACTGTTGGTCTCATCATTTGCAGGTGGTGTTCTTCATGCCTTTATTCATATAGGTTTTTTATTTAGATTAACCTTCTGCAGTTACAACACGATACATAACTTTTACTGTGATATTATGCCACTGTTCAAAATTTCTTGTACTGACCCTTTTATTAATATTctgatggtttttattttctctggttCAATACAGGTGTTCACCATTCTGATTGTGCTTATTTCTTATACACTAGTTctctttacaattttaaaaaagaagtctgtTCAAGGTATAAGgaaggccttctccacctgtggagcccacctcctctctgtctctttatACTATGGGCCTCTTCTCTTCATGTATATTCGTCCTGAATCCACACAATCAGATGATCACGATATGATGGACTCTCTCTTTTACACTGTCATAATCCCTTTGTTAAATCCAATTATCTACAgcctgagaaataagaaagtcatAGACTCGCTGATGAAAATGTTAAAGAGGAATATTTAG